The window CCCAGCCCACCTGGATGGGGACACAGGTAGGGAATGAAGCTTCCTGGGCCCTGGCCACAGGCTCTCTCAGTTCCCAGGCCTGGCTCTCCTGCTGAGGACTGGGCGGGAGGCTGCCCCCTGCCCACAGGGACTCACCTTCCAGCCTGTGGCACTGAATGTTTTCCCAGCACTGCCGATGGTCAGGGTCCGGGCCCACATGCCAGGGAGGCTGGCTGTCCAAAGTTAAAGACAGGCTGCTGGGATGGGCAAGGGCAGGAGCAGGTGGCCTGGCTCTGGGGAAGCACAGGCTTTCTACCCCCAGGactcagggagggaggggcaggactGGGGGTTGAGCCCAGACCCCTCGTACTTTCTCGataagccctctgccactgagctacatgccggtcatttttattttttatttacttttgagtcAAGTCTGACGgggttgccaaggctagccttgaactcaggaccctcctgcctcagtctctggagtagaTGGGATTGCAGGTGGGACCCAGGCCAAGGGCCTACCAAGGACTTATTTAATCTTATGCTCAAGACAACCTCAGAGGTAGATGATACTGTGACCTTCCTTCTAGGGTGGTGAAGTCACTGCCCAAGATCATATCACCTACACAGCCCCACAGCCCCTTCTTGGTCCCTGGTTTAAGTGACAGGCCTGTGCTCCCAGCTTGGCCtcgagccccacccccagcccggCTCACCAATGCTGATGTGCTGGAGCCCGTCATAGACCAGCCACTGGTACACCTCATCCGCGATGCAGAGCACGTCATGCTGCTGGCACAGCCTGGCCACCAGCTCCAGCTCTGCCTTGGAGAACACCTGCAGGGACCCAGGGGTGGCACAGGTCTGCAGCCGGTACCGTGCCCAAATGCAAAGTCCTGCCCAGACAGAGGGCTTGTGGCCATGCTGGCTGCTGGGGGCTTTCCTGCACCATCCCATCAAACCTCTGCTGCACCGACCCTGTGAGATGGTCCCTCAGGTTCCTatttacagttgaggaaatgCTGAGAGGCAAGTCACTGTCCCCACCAACCCACCCTTCACCTCCCTGAGACTCTTGCCCCTTTCTTTCCCTGGGACTCTGGCTCCTCCATCCTCAGGTCACGGCGGGCAACCCTCCCActccacagatgaagaaactgaggccccgaGGAAGCTCATCAGGAAGAGCCGGGACTTGAATGCAGGTGGAGGGTCCCTGAACAGAGCTGTCCCAGGTACCTTTCCCAGGGGGTTGTTGGGTGTATTGAGGACCAGGGCTTTGGTCCGGGACGTGAACTTGCTGGCCAGTTCTGTGGGGTCCAGCCGCCAGCTGCTGCTGGAATCCAGCTCCCCATCCTGGGTGGGGCTCTGCAAGAGGAGGTGGGAAGGGTGGCCATAGTTACCCCCTGACATTTAAGTCCCCTCTTTGGGCATCTgccccctccacctcctccctgggGCTCTGGAGGCCACTACACCTCCCAGCCCACAGGACCTGGTCTCCTTCACTTGTGTCCTTTCTGACCCATCTCCCTGGGCCCAGTCCCACCCAGTCCGTGGGTTCCTGGGCCCACACCCCACATGGCATCCTTACCGGCTTCAGGGACACAAACACAGGGCGACCCCCAGCCATCAATGTCATGGGCTCATAACAGTCAAAAAAAGGTTCGATGATGATGACCTGGGACAAGGATCAGATCACTGTGGTCAGCACTGCTCTGACCCCTCACCCCACCCAGCCCGAGTCATATCATTCACCTCGTCTCCTTCGTCCACCAGGGCCTGGAAGGCTGTGAACAGGGCCCCGTAGGCACCCACGGTCACCAGCACGTTCTCAAGTGGGTCCAACTCCTGTCCCAGCAGCTTCCCAAAGAAACTCGCCAGGATCTTCGTCAGGGGTGGGTAACCCTGCAGGACAGCAGGGTCAGCCCTCCAGACTCAACCCTAGGCAACTCTAGCACCTTCTAGTGTAGGCCTCAGGGCAAAGCCAACTCCTGGGGATGAGCTCTCTCACTTTCTCCACCTTCCCACCACATGCCTGGGACTGGCATGTGGTGGGAAAGTGGACAGAGGGCCTTCCTTGGCCAGCACAGTGTGGCAGGGCCCAAGGCTGTGGAGACTCTACACCTCCCATGTGGGTCAGGGAGTTAAAAAGCACATCTGTGCTCATCAGATCCTCCCAGCAGCCTTGCAAGACTAGGAAAGTtggtgcacccctataatcccagtgattcaggaggctgaggacagaggatcccaagtttgaggtcagcctgagcaatttagcaagaccttgtgtcaaaataaaaaatagaaagggactggggatgcggctcagagataaagtgcttctgggttgcATTCTTAgtacaacaacaaccaaaagacAGATATTTGATACATAGAAAAATAGACacccagaaagagaaaatgactTGGCTAAAGTCACATACGGGTGAAGCAGAAATAGGTTTTCATTTTGCAGCTTTTGAAGCACCTAACTTTGGGGGAAGATTGGACCCATGTGCTTGTGGACACAGAAAACTGGGCGGGGCTGGGGCTCGTGGGAGCTGCTCCCATGTGCCACCTCCTCTACGGTGCCTGCCCACCCCCTTGGTTATGACTGGCTTCTGGTCTGCCTTCCCCACTAGGCCATGAGGCACAGGGCCTGGGACAGAATAGGTCAGTAAACCCTGAACCATGGCCAGATTGAATTCCCTGCTCTCCGCCCTGCCCCATGATCTCTCCACCAGCTGGTCATTCCCTCCGGCTCCCCAGGCCCCCCAAGAGAGACCAGTAAACTCACAAAGGCCATGGTGTACTGGTTGAGCATGAAGTCCCCGCTGACGGCCTGCTGAAAAGCTTCCACAGCAAAGTCTGGGGGCGGGAAGTTGGGGAAGCCCTGGCCCAAGTTCACAGTTTCATACTCTTTGGACAGTTCGATAAACTCCACCCTGGGGACAAACAGAGAGTTGGTCCCAATTCACCCCTCTACCCTGCTGGACTTCTGTTTCCAGGCCAGAGTGAGCATGCCTAGGCCCGATGGCGAAACCTGGACAACTGGCATCTGTCCCCAACCTGTAGACCTGCCTGGGGTCACAATTGGTCCCACAAGTCGACGAGAGATGGACCAGACACTGAGACGAGCACATGGGTCAGCAAGGAGGATTTCAAGCTTCCCTGACCACGAGCCAGGGGAAGAAATGTTGTTCCCATCCCAAACACTGCAGAGTATGAAGGACCACAACCACACCGTTTTCTGTCCTTCCCCGTCCTACCCTGTTTAAAAACAGCTTTTGAGTGGGcaggagatggggctcagtggtacttCTGCCTAGCACTCACCAGGCCCCGGGTTCCATCTCTAacactgggggtggggtgagataaataaataaaaataacaagaacacCTGTGGAGACCCTCCAAGCGATTGCTTAACTCATTATTGGATGTGTCCACAGTGTGAATGCCCTGACCACATGACCTTCAGGAGGACCTCTGAGGCACACCCTCTGGGCCACTCTGGGGACAGAGCTGACAAGGTCTTCCAGGTACCACAGGCACGACCAGCctatatctatctatgtatctatgtatccATCTAtgtatctttctatctatctctctatgtgtgtgtgtgtatatgtgtatgtatgtatatatatctgtatgtatatCTCTAAGTAATCTTTACCCCACTCTGGTCAGAACAGGGTCCTGCCAGCCTATTTATGCAAATTTAGATATCATTTATATCTAAAATCTGTCATCTTCCACCAAGTTCCACAATGCCTCTGGAGGCCCAGAGTTGCTAGGCCTCA is drawn from Urocitellus parryii isolate mUroPar1 chromosome 4, mUroPar1.hap1, whole genome shotgun sequence and contains these coding sequences:
- the Kyat1 gene encoding kynurenine--oxoglutarate transaminase 1 isoform X2 gives rise to the protein MSKRLPARRLDGLEYNPWVEFIELSKEYETVNLGQGFPNFPPPDFAVEAFQQAVSGDFMLNQYTMAFGYPPLTKILASFFGKLLGQELDPLENVLVTVGAYGALFTAFQALVDEGDEVIIIEPFFDCYEPMTLMAGGRPVFVSLKPSPTQDGELDSSSSWRLDPTELASKFTSRTKALVLNTPNNPLGKVFSKAELELVARLCQQHDVLCIADEVYQWLVYDGLQHISIASLPGMWARTLTIGSAGKTFSATGWKVGWVLGPDHIMRHLRAVHQNSIFHCPTQSQVAVAKSFEREQLHMGQPSSYFVQLPKAMQRNRDHMTHSLQSVGLKPVLSQGSYFLIADISDFKSKMPDLPGAAEEPYDRRFVKWMIKNKGLAAIPVSIFYSVPHQKDFDHYIRFCFVKDEATLQAMDKKLQKWKAELGP
- the Kyat1 gene encoding kynurenine--oxoglutarate transaminase 1 isoform X1, giving the protein MFRKAGASLTRCLHHSLTMSKRLPARRLDGLEYNPWVEFIELSKEYETVNLGQGFPNFPPPDFAVEAFQQAVSGDFMLNQYTMAFGYPPLTKILASFFGKLLGQELDPLENVLVTVGAYGALFTAFQALVDEGDEVIIIEPFFDCYEPMTLMAGGRPVFVSLKPSPTQDGELDSSSSWRLDPTELASKFTSRTKALVLNTPNNPLGKVFSKAELELVARLCQQHDVLCIADEVYQWLVYDGLQHISIASLPGMWARTLTIGSAGKTFSATGWKVGWVLGPDHIMRHLRAVHQNSIFHCPTQSQVAVAKSFEREQLHMGQPSSYFVQLPKAMQRNRDHMTHSLQSVGLKPVLSQGSYFLIADISDFKSKMPDLPGAAEEPYDRRFVKWMIKNKGLAAIPVSIFYSVPHQKDFDHYIRFCFVKDEATLQAMDKKLQKWKAELGP